A section of the Phacochoerus africanus isolate WHEZ1 chromosome 4, ROS_Pafr_v1, whole genome shotgun sequence genome encodes:
- the CST6 gene encoding cystatin-M → MARRSLPLSMGLALLAFCLLALPRDARGRPGERRVGEPQDLSPNDPQVQHAAQVAVANYNMGSNSPYYFRDTTILRAQSQLVAGIKYYLTLEMGSTACRKNAVAGDRIDLATCPLAAGAQQEKLRCDFEILVVPWQNSSQLLKQDCVSL, encoded by the exons ATGGCGCGCCGCAGCCTTCCGCTCTCAATGGGCCTGGCCCTGCTCGCGTTCTGCCTGCTGGCGCTGCCCCGCGACGCCCGGGGCCGGCCCGGGGAGCGCAGGGTGGGAGAGCCGCAGGACCTGTCGCCCAACGACCCGCAGGTGCAGCACGCGGCGCAGGTGGCGGTGGCCAACTACAACATGGGCAGCAACAGCCCCTACTACTTCCGCGACACCACCATCCTCCGGGCGCAGAGCCAG CTGGTGGCTGGCATCAAGTATTACCTGACCTTGGAGATGGGGAGCACAGCCTGCCGGAAGAATGCCGTAGCTGGAGACCGCATAGACCTTGCCACCTGCCCTCTGGCTGCGGGAGCACAGCAGGAG AAGCTGCGCTGTGACTTTGAGATCCTTGTGGTTCCCTGGCAGAACTCCTCCCAACTTCTAAAGCAGGACTGTGTGTCCCTGTAG